In Nitrosospira briensis C-128, a genomic segment contains:
- a CDS encoding DUF2441 domain-containing protein, whose product MKKTFFHVCSVVLEVGSIIKPGNWGRVITMYRPADLNALAVRELCYEIIRLKHFSDKPSRLNCIFLTPSLEHAINYVSRHHFTGIIYRVEPVNENASYFLASMSTINCLNFPYEKAPAIPYLMTLATEYWQGLTEITPECEILIDSPVRILAVHNTQVQISR is encoded by the coding sequence ATGAAAAAAACTTTCTTTCACGTATGCTCCGTGGTTTTAGAAGTGGGGTCGATTATCAAGCCCGGTAACTGGGGCAGAGTAATCACAATGTATCGGCCCGCGGACTTGAATGCATTGGCTGTCCGCGAATTATGTTATGAAATTATTCGTCTAAAACATTTCTCCGATAAACCAAGTAGGCTCAACTGCATTTTTCTTACTCCCTCGCTGGAACATGCCATCAATTATGTTTCAAGGCATCATTTCACTGGAATTATTTATCGGGTTGAGCCGGTAAACGAAAATGCTTCCTATTTTCTTGCATCAATGAGCACCATTAATTGCCTGAATTTCCCCTACGAGAAAGCGCCCGCTATACCTTATTTAATGACATTGGCTACTGAATACTGGCAAGGGTTAACAGAAATAACACCAGAATGTGAAATACTTATTGACTCACCCGTGCGGATTCTCGCCGTACACAATACGCAGGTGCAAATTTCACGCTGA
- a CDS encoding type II toxin-antitoxin system HicB family antitoxin, with amino-acid sequence MTKFRELLSYNEFQGSAEISVEDNCLFGRILHINDVVTYEANSPKELEKSFRAAVDDYIEFCKEQGHQPCKPYKGVFNVRIDPTLHKKLAFLARRKDVSLNEIVNEALSEKVGAESRVTGPVIHNHSHVVNIISNHDSYDVEEGTAWSEKSQKPNLGFIQ; translated from the coding sequence GTGACAAAATTTCGCGAACTGCTGTCTTATAATGAGTTTCAGGGTTCTGCTGAAATTAGCGTCGAGGATAACTGTTTATTTGGTCGTATCCTGCATATCAATGATGTAGTTACATATGAAGCAAATTCTCCTAAAGAGCTTGAAAAGTCTTTTCGGGCCGCTGTGGACGATTATATTGAGTTCTGCAAAGAGCAAGGGCATCAGCCCTGCAAGCCATATAAAGGGGTCTTTAATGTCAGAATTGATCCGACCCTCCATAAGAAATTAGCCTTTTTGGCAAGAAGGAAGGACGTAAGTCTTAACGAAATAGTAAACGAAGCCCTTTCTGAAAAAGTAGGAGCAGAAAGCAGGGTTACAGGGCCAGTCATTCACAATCACAGCCATGTCGTAAACATTATTAGTAATCATGATTCATACGATGTCGAGGAAGGTACTGCATGGTCAGAAAAATCTCAAAAACCAAATCTCGGGTTCATACAGTAA
- a CDS encoding type II toxin-antitoxin system HicA family toxin — MSKNSKLVARLRSRPKDFTWEELTSLLKHFAYHEKAGSGSSRKFINSITDHKLAFHKPHPENVVKRYVIDEVIATLIENGLIPEEEDQQ; from the coding sequence TTGTCAAAAAACAGCAAACTAGTTGCGCGCCTGCGAAGCCGGCCAAAGGACTTTACATGGGAAGAATTGACGTCCCTGTTGAAGCACTTTGCTTATCACGAAAAAGCAGGAAGTGGTTCGAGCAGAAAGTTCATAAATAGTATTACAGACCATAAGTTAGCATTTCATAAGCCTCATCCTGAAAACGTAGTTAAGCGGTACGTCATTGATGAGGTTATTGCTACTCTGATTGAAAATGGTCTGATTCCAGAAGAGGAGGATCAACAGTGA
- a CDS encoding type II toxin-antitoxin system HicB family antitoxin — translation MKFILALHTDDGIKYGVTIPDLPGCLSVGDTLDEALEMAKEAIDAHYELMVEKGIEIPKAGTLAEHKADPDLADAVWAIVDVDVEKYSKAVRLNISLPEGLVRNIDEYASTHHMTRSGFLAKAAQEAMKEE, via the coding sequence ATGAAATTTATATTGGCACTACATACGGACGATGGGATTAAGTACGGCGTGACTATCCCCGATCTTCCCGGTTGCCTCTCAGTTGGGGATACCCTGGATGAGGCTTTGGAGATGGCGAAAGAGGCCATTGATGCCCATTACGAGTTGATGGTGGAGAAAGGTATTGAAATACCTAAAGCAGGCACGTTAGCTGAGCATAAGGCCGATCCAGATCTCGCTGATGCCGTATGGGCTATCGTGGATGTGGATGTGGAAAAGTATTCCAAGGCTGTCAGGCTGAACATTTCGCTACCAGAGGGCCTAGTGCGTAACATTGATGAATACGCCAGTACTCACCATATGACCAGGTCAGGGTTTCTCGCCAAGGCGGCGCAGGAGGCTATGAAGGAAGAATAG
- a CDS encoding tyrosine-type recombinase/integrase — protein sequence MIPIHPNAAWALAYIPFKWKNSYYYARWWKARSAAGLDHLRIHDERHSFASALLSNGASLAEVGRALNHKSAQSTERYSHLYPERVKELVLRLPVAKKCALVKSVAPKPGRRKVI from the coding sequence ATGATACCGATACATCCGAACGCCGCCTGGGCACTTGCGTACATACCGTTCAAGTGGAAGAACTCCTACTATTACGCTCGCTGGTGGAAAGCCAGGTCTGCAGCCGGCCTTGATCATCTGAGAATACATGATGAGCGTCACTCGTTCGCATCAGCTCTTCTGTCCAATGGAGCATCTTTAGCCGAGGTGGGGAGGGCGCTTAATCACAAATCCGCGCAATCCACAGAGCGATATTCCCACCTGTACCCCGAGCGCGTCAAAGAGCTTGTTTTACGCCTTCCTGTGGCAAAAAAATGCGCGCTAGTCAAATCAGTAGCGCCAAAACCAGGCAGAAGAAAAGTAATCTAA